The Anguilla anguilla isolate fAngAng1 chromosome 4, fAngAng1.pri, whole genome shotgun sequence genome has a window encoding:
- the LOC118225262 gene encoding obscurin-like translates to MPITIKKKLENCTDQEDDEVKLEVEMSKPSLELNWRKNNVALQAGNNVEMHVEETKHSLFFKKNSRTEQGYYCCETADDKTQAKLTVEKLPICIVKPLRVKIAIYKHKALLECQVSHANAKVKWYKDNKEIKANNKYNLISKDVYRQLYINEVEFSDEDTYTCDAIDEKTSCQLLVEEQVINVVRELRDVEVMEPSPAHFEAEINGQCLPPHL, encoded by the exons ATGCCCATAACCATCAAAAAGAAGCTAGAAAACTGTACAGACCAAGAGGATGATGAGGTGAAGCTGGAGGTTGAGATGAGCAAGCCTTCACTGGAGTTGAACTGGAGGAAAAATAATGTCGCTCTGCAGGCTGGGAACAATGTGGAGATGCATGTTGAAGAGACTAAACACTCACTTTTCTTCAAGAAAAACTCCAGAACTGAGCAGGGCTACTATTGCTGTGAGACCGCGGATGACAAGACTCAGGCAAAACTAACAGTTGAAA AGCTTCCAATATGTATAGTGAAGCCTCTCAGGGTCAAAATTGCCATATACAAGCATAAAGCCCTCCTGGAGTGCCAGGTTTctcatgctaatgctaaagtTAAGTGGTACAAGGACAACAAGGAAATCAAGGCCAACAACAAATACAATCTCATCAGCAAGGATGTCTATAGGCAGCTTTACATCAATGAAGTGGAATTTTCTGATGAAGACACTTACACTTGTGATGCCATTGATGAAAAGACCTCTTGCCAACTACTTGTGGAGG AACAAGTCATTAACGTTGTGCGAGAGCTAAGGGACGTGGAAGTGATGGAGCCCAGCCCAGCGCACTTTGAGGCAGAGATCA ATGGACAATGTTTACCGCCTCATCTTTAA